One Alnus glutinosa chromosome 3, dhAlnGlut1.1, whole genome shotgun sequence genomic region harbors:
- the LOC133864406 gene encoding cucumisin-like → MASKSFILSWLLLSLASTLLVAHSVSENDRKAYIVYMGSRKMDEVSTSSLHISMLQDVIGSNVGPESLLYSYKKSFSGFAAELTEQEAQTIAGMDGVVSVFPNEQKKLHTTRSWDFLGFPQEVKRSAVESDIVIGVLDTGIWPESDSFNDKGFGPPPSKWKGSCQASTNFTCNNKIIGAQYYRSSGDFDETDIKSPRDTDGHGTHVASTAGGNVVNMASVQGIGLGTARGAVPSARIAVYKVCWTLGCSDTDILAAFDDAIADGVDIISISIGGSTGTYFTDSISIGAFHAMRNGILASNSAGNRGPGLATITNFSPWSLSVAASTIDRKFFTEVQLGNSKIYEGISINTFDPKNETNPIIYGGDAPNITEGYSGLTSRSCFPGTLDQNLVKGKIVLCDGLDDGEGPLLAGAVGTVYQGRRTDSAFSFPLPASSLRPEDGASVGLYVNTTREPTAIIRKTKERKDAFAPYIPSSSSRGPNPATPNILKPDLVAPGVNILAAWSPISPISEVEEDKRVLSYNILSGTSMACPHASGVAAYIKSFHPTWSPAAIKSALMTTAIPMSAGKNPDAEFAYGAGNINPLQAPFPGLVYDIDTLGYVKFLCGQGYNTKLLQIFAGNNNTCSEATNGTVFDLNYPSFALATPPLESISQVFNRTVTNVGSPTSTYKAIVTTPPGLIIKVNPSILSFTCLGQKQSFALTIEGKIENSIVSAALVWTDGNFQVRSPIVVFVP, encoded by the exons ATGGCAAGCAAAAGCTTTATTCTTTCATGGCTGCTCCTCAGTCTCGCCTCCACTCTCCTTGTTGCGCATTCAGTTTCTGAGAATGACCGAAAG GCTTATATTGTGTATATGGGCAGCAGGAAGATGGACGAGGTTTCTACGTCATCCCTTCACATAAGCATGCTACAAGATGTCATTGGCAG CAATGTTGGACCAGAATCACTGCTCTATAGCTACAAAAAAAGTTTCAGTGGATTTGCAGCGGAGCTAACCGAGCAAGAAGCTCAAACAATTGCTG GAATGGACGGCGTAGTGTCCGTGTTCCCTAACGAACAGAAAAAGCTTCATACAACGAGGTCATGGGACTTCCTCGGATTTCCACAAGAAGTTAAGCGATCAGCTGTTGAAAGCGACATCGTTATAGGAGTTCTTGACACCGGAATTTGGCCGGAGTCTGATAGCTTTAATGACAAAGGATTTGGTCCACCACCTAGCAAATGGAAGGGATCCTGCCAAGCCTCAACCAATTTCACTTGCAACAA TAAAATCATTGGAGCACAATATTACCGTAGCTCTGGAGATTTTGACGAAACTGATATAAAATCTCCTAGAGACACAGATGGCCACGGGACACATGTTGCATCAACAGCAGGTGGGAACGTGGTTAACATGGCAAGCGTGCAGGGCATTGGCTTGGGAACAGCACGAGGAGCGGTTCCATCAGCACGTATTGCTGTTTACAAAGTATGTTGGACCCTTGGGTGTTCTGATACTGACATTCTTGCGGCATTTGATGATGCCATCGCTGATGGCGTTGACATAATATCTATTTCCATCGGTGGATCCACTGGGACATATTTTACCGATTCAATTTCCATTGGTGCCTTTCATGCTATGAGAAATGGAATCTTGGCATCAAATTCTGCTGGGAACAGGGGTCCAGGTCTAGCAACCATCACAAACTTTTCGCCATGGTCTCTCTCTGTGGCTGCAAGCACTATCGATCGAAAGTTCTTCACTGAGGTCCAATTGGGTAACAGCAAGATCTATGAG GGAATTTCAATTAATACATTTGACCCCAAGAACGAAACGAATCCAATAATTTATGGAGGTGATGCACCAAACATTACAGAAGGCTACTCGGGGCTCACATCCAG GAGTTGCTTCCCAGGTACGCTGGACCAAAATCTGGTGAAAGGGAAAATTGTACTTTGCGATGGCCTGGATGATGGGGAAGGGCCATTATTAGCCGGTGCAGTTGGCACTGTGTATCAAGGCCGACGCACTGATTCagctttctcttttcccttgcCCGCATCTTCCCTTCGCCCGGAGGATGGTGCCAGCGTTGGCTTATACGTAAATACGACAag GGAACCAACTGCGATTATTCGTAAGACCAAAGAGCGTAAAGATGCATTTGCCCCTTACATTCCCTCCTCCtcatcaaggggtccaaatccTGCTACACCCAACATTCTCAAG cCGGATTTAGTTGCTCCCGGAGTCAACATTTTAGCAGCCTGGTCTCCAATTTCCCCAATTTCTGAAGTAGAAGAGGATAAGAGAGTACTGTCATATAATATACTGTCGGGGACATCAATGGCTTGCCCACATGCTTCAGGGGTGGCTGCCTACATCAAATCCTTTCACCCCACGTGGTCGCCTGCCGCTATCAAGTCGGCTCTTATGACTACCG CTATCCCCATGAGTGCTGGAAAAAATCCAGATGCTGAATTTGCATACGGTGCAGGCAATATAAATCCTCTTCAGGCACCTTTTCCTGGTTTAGTATATGATATTGATACGCTTGGCTACGTAAAATTTTTGTGTGGACAAGGATATAATACTAAGTTATTACAAATTTTTGCTGGGAATAACAATACATGTTCTGAAGCTACTAATGGAACCGTCTTTGATCTAAACTATCCTTCCTTTGCCTTAGCCACGCCACCCTTGGAATCTATCAGTCAAGTTTTTAACCGGACCGTTACAAATGTTGGATCACCAACGTCTACATATAAAGCTATTGTGACTACCCCACCTGGACTTATAATCAAAGTGAATCCTAGCATTTTATCATTTACATGTCTTGGACAAAAGCAATCATTTGCGCTCACGATTGAAGGAAAGATAGAGAATTCGATTGTATCTGCAGCTTTAGTGTGGACTGATGGTAACTTCCAAGTGAGGAGCCCCATTGTGGTGTTTGTTCCATGA